The Thioalkalivibrio sulfidiphilus HL-EbGr7 genome includes a window with the following:
- a CDS encoding MBL fold metallo-hydrolase, protein MHFKQLFEPDSSTYTYLLACAETSECVLIDPVIETVERDLAVINEMGLKLTCALETHIHADHITGARKLKALSGCRIAGPAMDDLPCRDIGVREGEPFRVGGITLNPLYTPGHTDTHHAFLLEHGGLNLLFSGDALLIEACGRTDFQSGDARTLYQSIHDKFFSLPDETLVYPAHDYESRQITTIGQEKMRNPRLGRGKTLEEFVKIMDEMDLPYPRKIDFSVPGNERCGECPDNVPDEMKRLCEVSRQG, encoded by the coding sequence ATGCATTTCAAGCAGCTGTTCGAACCCGACTCTTCCACCTACACCTACCTGCTGGCCTGCGCCGAGACCAGCGAGTGTGTGCTCATCGACCCGGTGATCGAGACCGTGGAGCGGGATCTGGCGGTGATCAACGAGATGGGGCTCAAGCTCACCTGTGCCCTGGAGACCCACATCCACGCCGATCACATCACCGGCGCGCGCAAGCTCAAGGCCTTGAGCGGCTGCAGGATCGCCGGCCCCGCCATGGACGATCTGCCCTGCCGGGACATCGGCGTGCGCGAGGGCGAGCCGTTTCGCGTCGGCGGCATCACCCTCAATCCCCTCTACACCCCGGGGCACACGGACACCCACCATGCCTTCCTGCTGGAACACGGTGGCCTGAACCTGCTGTTCTCCGGCGATGCCCTGCTCATCGAGGCCTGCGGGCGCACCGACTTCCAGTCCGGCGATGCGCGCACCCTCTACCAGTCCATCCACGACAAGTTCTTCTCCCTGCCCGACGAGACCCTGGTCTATCCCGCCCACGACTACGAGTCCCGCCAGATCACCACCATCGGCCAGGAGAAGATGCGCAACCCGCGCCTGGGCCGGGGCAAGACGCTCGAGGAATTCGTGAAGATCATGGACGAGATGGACCTGCCCTATCCGCGCAAGATCGATTTCTCGGTGCCCGGCAACGAGCGCTGCGGCGAGTGCCCGGACAACGTGCCGGACGAGATGAAGCGGCTGTGCGAGGTGAGTAGGCAGGGGTGA
- a CDS encoding BolA family protein, protein MTPEQVQQLISSRMPDARVSVTGGDGKFEATVISAEFEGLNPVKRHQRVYATVGNEIASGAIHALSIKPFTPAQWEASNG, encoded by the coding sequence ATGACTCCCGAACAGGTCCAGCAACTGATCAGCAGCCGCATGCCCGACGCCCGGGTCTCCGTCACCGGCGGCGACGGCAAGTTCGAGGCCACGGTGATCAGCGCCGAGTTTGAAGGCCTGAACCCGGTCAAGCGCCACCAGCGGGTCTACGCCACCGTGGGCAACGAGATCGCCAGCGGCGCCATCCATGCCCTGAGCATCAAGCCCTTCACCCCTGCCCAGTGGGAGGCCAGCAACGGCTGA
- a CDS encoding ATP-grasp domain-containing protein, with product MTSGAPAPSPVPVRSTPMRLLSFDAYRSFGIPDTRYLKPELMYRHEAEILAADWLLFPASWQVDVLAWVYNKRLFPSIQSYHLGHDKVRMTRALWAAAPAHVPETLILPSTPAALEEILDTFSFPLVLKEPRSAEGRGVALIEDRQALRDWAATHDVLYAQERLPIERDVRVTVVGDQVVAAYWRKAPQGGFHNNIARGGELIFEDVPPQAVSLVADLARRLKIDHAGFDVALVDGHPFILEFNVLFGNGGLEPLGVKLADVIHQYLSRETPGPTLQVVS from the coding sequence ATGACATCGGGCGCCCCGGCGCCCTCCCCTGTCCCGGTCCGTTCCACGCCCATGCGCCTGCTGTCCTTCGACGCCTACCGTTCCTTCGGCATCCCGGACACCCGCTATCTCAAGCCGGAACTCATGTACCGGCACGAGGCCGAGATCCTGGCCGCCGACTGGCTGCTGTTCCCCGCCTCCTGGCAGGTGGACGTGCTGGCCTGGGTGTACAACAAGCGACTGTTCCCCAGCATCCAGAGCTACCACCTGGGCCACGACAAGGTGCGCATGACCCGCGCCCTGTGGGCCGCCGCCCCCGCCCACGTGCCCGAGACCCTGATCCTGCCCTCCACGCCGGCGGCGCTGGAGGAGATCCTCGACACCTTCAGCTTCCCCCTGGTACTCAAGGAACCGCGCAGCGCCGAGGGGCGCGGCGTGGCGCTGATCGAGGACCGCCAGGCCCTGCGCGACTGGGCGGCGACCCACGACGTGCTGTACGCCCAGGAACGCCTGCCCATCGAGCGGGACGTGCGCGTCACCGTGGTGGGCGACCAGGTGGTGGCCGCCTACTGGCGCAAGGCCCCCCAGGGCGGTTTCCACAACAACATCGCCCGGGGCGGAGAACTGATCTTCGAGGACGTGCCGCCCCAGGCGGTGAGCCTGGTGGCCGATCTCGCCCGCCGGCTGAAGATCGACCACGCCGGCTTCGACGTGGCCCTGGTGGACGGCCACCCCTTCATCCTGGAATTCAACGTGCTGTTCGGCAACGGCGGCCTGGAGCCCCTGGGCGTGAAGCTCGCCGACGTCATCCACCAATACCTCAGCCGCGAGACTCCGGGGCCGACTCTTCAAGTCGTGTCATGA